Proteins encoded together in one Catellatospora citrea window:
- a CDS encoding DUF2264 domain-containing protein — MSERTGSAAAERGEQQAGISPYTGWTRSEWAALADHLLTSAWQHASPTGALITPPGTPGGYGTAVDGLEGFARTFLLAGFRIAGEHGRDPHHLLERYAAGIAAGTDPRSPERWTTPREHGQAKVEAASIALILDLTRPWLWDNLDPGVQQRVVDYLAQVVGDHTYPQTNWVWFRIVVEQFLASVGGPWSPDDIAADLATHESFARDGGWYCDGPERSYDHYAGWALHLYPILWSRMTGAQAQAAPLLPEYTRRLDRYLLDAVRLVGADGSPLIQGRSLTYRFAAAAPFWAGALAGTDALAPGLLRRAASGIVKHFTDRGAPDADGLLNLGWFHPWRRIAQRYSGTGSPYWASKGLLGLALPAEHPVWTDVEQPLPVEQADQLAVITAPGWALSATAADGVVRVYNHGTDHARPGDRSTDSPLYARLGYSTATAPAMDDDGWDCPLDQSVVLLDAHGEATHRSGFTTLDVQLLGGDAAVLASRARCRWVKPDRNAPDHGSGLPGDAVDAATVTTVSVVRGAWEVRLVHVDPAGAPGWDQVTALRIGGWPVPATAADDRSHPVASPQPGPVPRPAPQTPGRLVAEAVGTTLTSTAVGLHGLDVAGVHTVHDATPLAERTAIPWLQARPGPTAWHIAAFALNGGASAPLAQISGPEDAPVVRVTWPDQVTTTAALPAPPTGPHHHAQNRSSAA, encoded by the coding sequence ATGAGCGAGCGAACCGGCAGTGCCGCCGCCGAGCGCGGCGAGCAGCAGGCGGGCATCTCGCCGTACACCGGCTGGACCCGCAGCGAATGGGCGGCGCTCGCCGACCACCTGCTCACCTCCGCCTGGCAGCACGCCTCACCCACCGGCGCGCTGATCACCCCGCCCGGCACGCCCGGCGGCTACGGCACCGCCGTCGACGGACTGGAAGGCTTCGCCCGCACGTTCCTGCTGGCCGGGTTCCGCATCGCCGGCGAGCACGGCCGCGACCCCCACCACCTGCTCGAACGCTACGCCGCGGGCATCGCCGCGGGCACCGACCCGCGCTCACCCGAACGCTGGACCACACCCCGCGAACACGGCCAGGCCAAGGTCGAAGCCGCGTCGATCGCGCTGATCCTCGACCTGACCCGGCCGTGGCTGTGGGACAACCTCGACCCGGGCGTACAGCAACGCGTCGTGGACTACCTCGCCCAGGTCGTCGGCGACCACACCTACCCCCAGACGAACTGGGTGTGGTTCCGCATCGTCGTCGAGCAGTTCCTCGCCTCCGTCGGCGGCCCCTGGTCGCCCGACGACATCGCCGCCGACCTGGCCACGCACGAGTCGTTCGCCCGCGACGGCGGCTGGTACTGCGACGGGCCCGAACGCAGCTACGACCACTACGCCGGCTGGGCCCTGCACCTGTACCCGATCCTGTGGAGCCGGATGACCGGCGCGCAGGCCCAGGCCGCACCGCTGCTGCCCGAGTACACCCGGCGCCTGGACCGCTACCTGCTCGACGCGGTGCGCCTGGTCGGCGCGGACGGCTCACCGCTGATCCAGGGCCGCAGCCTCACCTACCGCTTCGCCGCCGCCGCCCCGTTCTGGGCCGGCGCGCTGGCGGGCACCGACGCGCTCGCACCCGGACTGCTGCGCCGCGCCGCGTCCGGGATCGTCAAGCACTTCACCGACCGGGGCGCGCCCGACGCCGACGGGCTGCTCAACCTCGGCTGGTTCCACCCCTGGCGGCGCATCGCCCAGCGCTACTCCGGCACCGGCTCGCCCTACTGGGCGTCCAAGGGCCTGCTCGGGCTCGCCCTGCCCGCCGAGCACCCGGTGTGGACCGACGTCGAGCAGCCGCTGCCCGTCGAACAGGCCGACCAGCTCGCCGTCATCACCGCACCCGGCTGGGCGCTGTCGGCGACCGCCGCCGACGGCGTGGTGCGGGTCTACAACCACGGCACCGACCACGCCCGACCCGGCGACCGCAGCACCGACTCCCCGCTGTACGCCCGGCTCGGCTACTCCACCGCGACCGCCCCGGCGATGGACGACGACGGCTGGGACTGCCCGCTCGACCAGTCCGTGGTGCTGCTCGACGCGCACGGCGAAGCCACCCACCGCAGCGGCTTCACCACCCTGGACGTACAGCTGCTCGGCGGCGACGCGGCCGTGCTGGCCTCCCGCGCCCGCTGCCGCTGGGTCAAGCCGGACCGCAACGCCCCCGACCACGGCTCCGGCCTGCCCGGCGACGCCGTCGACGCGGCCACCGTCACCACGGTGTCGGTCGTACGCGGCGCGTGGGAGGTGCGGCTCGTCCACGTCGACCCCGCCGGCGCACCCGGTTGGGACCAGGTCACCGCGCTGCGCATCGGCGGCTGGCCGGTCCCCGCGACGGCCGCCGACGACCGGTCGCACCCGGTCGCCTCCCCGCAGCCAGGCCCGGTGCCCCGGCCCGCACCGCAGACCCCCGGCCGGCTCGTCGCCGAAGCCGTGGGCACGACGCTCACCTCGACCGCGGTGGGGCTGCACGGCCTCGACGTCGCCGGGGTGCACACCGTGCACGACGCCACCCCGCTGGCCGAACGCACCGCCATCCCCTGGCTGCAGGCCAGGCCCGGGCCGACCGCCTGGCACATCGCGGCGTTCGCGCTCAACGGCGGCGCATCCGCGCCGCTGGCCCAGATCTCGGGACCCGAGGACGCGCCGGTCGTCCGGGTCACGTGGCCCGACCAGGTCACCACGACGGCGGCGCTGCCCGCGCCGCCGACCGGCCCGCACCACCACGCACAGAACAGATCCTCCGCCGCGTGA
- a CDS encoding carbohydrate ABC transporter permease: MTTADTAAAPRARGPLALARRVVLYVVLAAAALLILVPFLWMVSASLKRNNDVFTIPIQWIPQDFQWGNFTEIWTRVPLATYLGNTVYLSLVITFLQVLTGSFAAYGFAKVRFRGRDTLFMLYIATIAVPWQAYMIPQYIMMQKAELTDTFWSLILLQAFGAFGVFLMRQYYLTIPDELCEAARVDGLSEYGIWARIMLPLSKPALASLALLTFVNTWNDYMGPFIYLTSNDLWTIQLGLRSFVGQYDADYAMMMTGSVLSVLPIMIIFLLGQRHFIQGVASSGMKG; this comes from the coding sequence ATGACCACCGCAGACACGGCCGCCGCCCCGCGCGCACGCGGCCCGCTCGCCCTGGCCCGACGGGTCGTCCTGTACGTGGTGCTGGCCGCGGCCGCGCTGCTGATCCTGGTCCCGTTCCTGTGGATGGTCAGCGCCTCGCTCAAACGCAACAACGACGTCTTCACGATCCCGATCCAGTGGATCCCCCAGGACTTCCAGTGGGGCAACTTCACCGAGATCTGGACCCGGGTGCCGCTGGCGACCTACCTCGGCAACACCGTGTACCTCAGCCTCGTCATCACGTTCCTGCAGGTGCTGACCGGCAGCTTCGCCGCGTACGGGTTCGCCAAGGTCCGCTTCCGCGGGCGCGACACGCTGTTCATGCTGTACATCGCAACCATCGCCGTGCCCTGGCAGGCGTACATGATCCCGCAGTACATCATGATGCAGAAGGCCGAGCTGACCGACACCTTCTGGTCGCTGATCCTGCTGCAGGCGTTCGGCGCCTTCGGCGTCTTCCTGATGCGCCAGTACTACCTGACCATCCCGGACGAGCTGTGCGAAGCGGCCCGCGTCGACGGCCTCAGCGAGTACGGCATCTGGGCGCGCATCATGCTGCCGCTGTCGAAACCGGCGCTGGCGAGCCTGGCCCTGCTCACCTTCGTCAACACCTGGAACGACTACATGGGGCCGTTCATCTACCTGACCAGCAACGACCTGTGGACGATCCAGCTCGGTCTGCGCTCGTTCGTGGGCCAGTACGACGCCGACTACGCGATGATGATGACGGGTTCGGTGCTGTCCGTCCTGCCCATCATGATCATCTTCCTGCTCGGCCAGCGCCACTTCATCCAGGGCGTCGCCTCCTCCGGCATGAAGGGATGA
- a CDS encoding ABC transporter substrate-binding protein, whose protein sequence is MKRRKMLAAVGLAMAVALPLTACGSGEDNAESGPVELTVAVWSLASTPEFQTLFDAFHKANPDITIKPVDILAADYPTKVTTMLAGGDTTDVITMKTLADYVRFAGRGQLKDITSAATSTEGAKLAGLDQYKQDGDKYYALPYRQDFWVLYYNKKMFDAAKQPYPTSLTWDQYVELAKKLTTGTGDKKVYGAYQHTWRSIVQAISAAQTGGDQLAGDYKFFADQYKTALALQEAGATLDFGTAVTQKTGYASMFESGKTAMLPMGTWYIAKVLSEKKKGTTDADWAIAPMPQRPGATGVTTFGAPTAFAVNKKAKHAAAAQKFVEFASSLEGAKAITGIGVVPAYQSDEIRQQYFALPGMPTDDLSKKAFTPDKVNPEMPVSDKTAKIDTILNEEHQLIMTKQKSLDDAIKEMESRVKNEVN, encoded by the coding sequence GTGAAAAGAAGGAAGATGCTGGCAGCGGTCGGTCTGGCGATGGCAGTCGCCCTGCCGCTGACCGCGTGCGGCTCCGGCGAAGACAACGCCGAGAGCGGCCCCGTCGAGCTGACCGTCGCCGTGTGGAGCCTCGCCTCCACGCCGGAGTTCCAGACCCTGTTCGACGCCTTCCACAAGGCGAACCCGGACATCACCATCAAGCCCGTCGACATCCTCGCCGCCGACTACCCGACCAAGGTCACCACGATGCTCGCCGGCGGCGACACCACCGACGTCATCACCATGAAGACGCTGGCCGACTACGTGCGCTTCGCCGGACGCGGGCAGCTCAAGGACATCACCTCGGCGGCGACGTCGACCGAGGGCGCCAAGCTCGCCGGGCTCGACCAGTACAAGCAGGACGGCGACAAGTACTACGCGCTGCCGTACCGGCAGGACTTCTGGGTCCTGTACTACAACAAGAAGATGTTCGACGCCGCAAAGCAGCCCTACCCGACGAGCCTGACCTGGGACCAGTACGTCGAGCTGGCCAAGAAGCTGACCACGGGCACCGGCGACAAGAAGGTCTACGGCGCCTACCAGCACACCTGGCGCTCGATCGTGCAGGCCATCTCCGCCGCGCAGACCGGCGGCGACCAGCTCGCCGGCGACTACAAGTTCTTCGCCGACCAGTACAAGACCGCGCTGGCACTGCAGGAGGCCGGGGCCACCCTCGACTTCGGCACCGCGGTCACCCAGAAGACCGGGTACGCCTCGATGTTCGAGTCGGGCAAGACCGCGATGCTGCCGATGGGCACCTGGTACATCGCCAAGGTGCTGTCGGAGAAGAAGAAGGGCACCACCGACGCCGACTGGGCCATCGCCCCGATGCCGCAGCGCCCCGGCGCGACCGGTGTCACCACCTTCGGGGCGCCGACCGCGTTCGCGGTCAACAAGAAGGCCAAGCACGCCGCCGCGGCGCAGAAGTTCGTCGAGTTCGCCAGCTCGCTGGAAGGCGCCAAGGCGATCACCGGCATCGGCGTGGTCCCGGCCTACCAGAGCGACGAGATCCGCCAGCAGTACTTCGCGCTGCCGGGCATGCCGACCGACGACCTGTCGAAGAAGGCCTTCACCCCGGACAAGGTGAACCCCGAGATGCCGGTCAGCGACAAGACCGCGAAGATCGACACGATCCTCAACGAGGAACACCAGCTCATCATGACCAAGCAGAAGTCGCTCGACGACGCGATCAAGGAGATGGAGTCCCGCGTCAAGAACGAGGTCAACTGA
- a CDS encoding hydroxyacid dehydrogenase: protein MYRPQALLVMRPDTFRIQFGPQELQRLRTLADLGDPIWTDDLDDPHTRARLADTDVLLTSWGAPTLTPQRLAAAPRLRAVLHCAGSVRNLVSDEIWRRGILVTSAAEANATPVAEYTLAAIVFAGKKAHVLAAESRLRPADWDDVHHREDLSNYGRTIGIVGFSRIGRRVVERLQTLDTAQVLVTDPYADPVAVAAAGGRLVELDELLTHADIVSLHLPELPQTRHAIGARELALLPDGATVINTARGAVLDTAALERECATGRLNAILDVTDPEPLPAGSLLAQLPNVMITPHIAGSLGSETRRLSAQALDELERLVHGRPPLDAVTSEALEVIA, encoded by the coding sequence ATGTACCGTCCGCAGGCACTGCTCGTGATGCGGCCCGACACGTTCCGGATCCAATTCGGGCCCCAGGAGCTGCAACGGCTGCGGACGCTGGCCGACCTGGGCGATCCGATCTGGACCGACGACCTCGACGACCCGCACACCCGGGCCCGGCTGGCCGACACCGACGTGCTGCTCACCTCGTGGGGCGCGCCCACCCTCACCCCGCAGCGGCTGGCCGCCGCGCCCCGGCTGCGGGCCGTGCTGCACTGCGCGGGCAGCGTCCGCAACCTCGTCTCCGACGAGATCTGGCGCCGCGGCATCCTCGTCACCAGCGCCGCCGAGGCCAACGCCACGCCGGTCGCCGAGTACACCCTCGCCGCGATCGTCTTCGCGGGCAAGAAGGCCCACGTGCTGGCCGCCGAATCGCGGCTGCGCCCGGCCGACTGGGACGACGTGCACCACCGCGAGGACCTGTCCAACTACGGCCGCACGATCGGCATCGTCGGCTTCTCCCGCATCGGCCGCCGCGTCGTCGAACGGCTGCAGACCCTCGACACCGCGCAGGTGCTCGTCACCGACCCGTACGCCGACCCCGTCGCCGTCGCCGCCGCCGGCGGCCGCCTCGTCGAACTGGACGAGCTGCTGACCCACGCCGACATCGTCTCGCTGCACCTGCCCGAACTGCCGCAGACCCGGCACGCGATCGGCGCCCGGGAGCTGGCCCTGCTGCCCGACGGCGCGACCGTCATCAACACCGCCCGCGGCGCCGTGCTCGACACCGCGGCGCTGGAGCGCGAATGCGCCACCGGGCGGCTCAACGCCATCCTCGACGTCACCGACCCCGAGCCGCTGCCCGCCGGATCGCTGCTGGCCCAGCTGCCCAACGTCATGATCACCCCGCACATCGCCGGGTCGCTCGGCTCCGAGACGCGCCGGCTCAGCGCCCAGGCCCTCGACGAACTCGAACGCCTCGTCCACGGCCGACCCCCGCTCGACGCCGTCACCAGCGAAGCCTTGGAGGTGATCGCATGA
- a CDS encoding heparinase II/III family protein, giving the protein MPDSAFPRPPGELTSLLRDIRAAAADDAMPELGFSAYRDYFDTGNRIRYERRYFRRRARLAARAAQALLAPETDLGPLADTLWSVCDEYTWALPAHVRHSTDQDRGPEQCLDLFAAETAHTLAETVAALGDRLDRRVADRVRAEVERRVFVPYTDDRPLNWEGFGNNWEAVCAGATGMAALALLGGSPADTSRLAAMLDRSRRAMDRYLAGFGDDGGCAEGVDYWVYGFGYFVYFAEALREHTGEDLLDSAKVAQIAAFPHRVALGGGAYAPFSDASERPWLPAGLLTRLAERFGTPPARVVPSLHDDHCYRWGHLSRTLAWFRPGTPATTAEATSHLPDLAWVVHRGRFAFAAKGGHNDEPHNHNDLGHFVLHTRGQSVLDDLGAGEYTAGYFGPDRYDRLHPSARGHSVPVIDGQVQLPGADRTAKVLLFHDDGDTIRFDLDLTSAYDVPGLRSLIRRFRWWPHGRLELTDEIDTERDLPLEELFISRREPVPATGSADWDGLVTLTHNCPQTSVSLETTHDHQARPDSVYRLTCTTVAPAGQSSHRFVFTLT; this is encoded by the coding sequence ATGCCCGACAGCGCCTTCCCCCGCCCGCCCGGCGAGCTGACCTCGCTGCTGCGCGACATCCGCGCCGCGGCCGCCGACGACGCGATGCCCGAGCTGGGCTTCTCCGCCTACCGGGACTACTTCGACACGGGCAACCGCATCCGGTACGAGCGGCGCTACTTCCGCCGCCGCGCCCGGCTGGCCGCCCGCGCCGCCCAGGCGCTGCTCGCCCCGGAGACCGACCTCGGGCCGCTGGCCGACACCCTGTGGTCGGTCTGCGACGAGTACACCTGGGCCCTGCCCGCGCACGTGCGCCACAGCACGGATCAGGACCGCGGCCCGGAGCAGTGCCTGGACCTGTTCGCCGCCGAGACCGCGCACACCCTCGCCGAGACCGTGGCCGCGCTGGGCGACCGGCTAGACCGCCGCGTCGCCGACCGGGTACGCGCCGAAGTGGAGCGCCGCGTCTTCGTGCCCTACACCGACGACCGGCCGCTGAACTGGGAGGGCTTCGGCAACAACTGGGAGGCGGTGTGCGCCGGGGCGACCGGCATGGCGGCCCTGGCGCTGCTGGGCGGCTCCCCCGCCGACACCTCCCGGCTGGCCGCGATGCTCGACCGCAGCCGCCGGGCCATGGACCGCTACCTGGCCGGATTCGGCGACGACGGCGGCTGCGCCGAAGGCGTGGACTACTGGGTCTACGGCTTCGGCTACTTCGTCTACTTCGCCGAGGCGCTGCGCGAGCACACCGGAGAGGACCTGCTCGACTCGGCGAAGGTGGCCCAGATCGCGGCGTTCCCGCACCGGGTGGCGCTGGGCGGCGGCGCGTACGCCCCGTTCTCGGACGCCTCCGAGCGGCCGTGGCTGCCTGCCGGGCTGCTCACCCGCCTGGCCGAACGGTTCGGCACCCCGCCCGCGCGGGTCGTGCCGTCGTTGCACGACGACCACTGCTACCGGTGGGGGCACCTGTCGCGCACGCTGGCCTGGTTCCGGCCCGGCACGCCCGCGACCACTGCCGAGGCGACCAGCCACCTGCCCGACCTGGCCTGGGTGGTCCACCGGGGCCGGTTCGCGTTCGCCGCGAAGGGCGGCCACAACGACGAGCCGCACAACCACAACGACCTGGGCCATTTCGTCCTGCACACCCGCGGCCAGAGCGTGCTGGACGACCTCGGCGCGGGCGAGTACACCGCCGGGTACTTCGGACCCGATCGCTACGACCGCCTGCACCCCTCGGCGCGCGGCCACTCCGTGCCCGTCATCGACGGCCAGGTCCAGCTGCCGGGCGCGGACCGGACGGCGAAGGTCCTGCTCTTCCACGACGACGGCGACACGATCCGCTTCGACCTCGACCTGACCTCGGCGTACGACGTGCCCGGCCTGCGGTCACTGATCCGGCGGTTCCGGTGGTGGCCGCACGGACGTCTCGAACTGACCGACGAGATCGACACCGAGCGCGACCTGCCCCTAGAGGAGCTGTTCATCAGCCGCCGCGAACCGGTGCCCGCCACCGGCTCGGCCGACTGGGACGGCCTGGTCACGCTCACGCACAACTGTCCGCAGACGTCCGTCTCCCTGGAGACGACCCACGACCACCAGGCACGCCCCGACAGCGTATACCGGCTGACCTGCACCACCGTCGCACCCGCCGGCCAATCGAGTCACCGTTTCGTATTCACCCTCACCTAA
- a CDS encoding FAD-dependent oxidoreductase, producing the protein MVGAGIAGLAAAQALRGLGHPVTVLEARDRVGGRIWTDADGVDLGAHWIHGTDGNPITELVERLEIPYSYVGGDSSYTGGFDNLDLFGTDRRITSQAAKNRTLELADGVLHELEQRAERARRRGHPDTSLAEAIGQILASRGYGPEDEHAVRYHLNVVLREDVAEDADRLSLKHWEDGYLVYGHGDSVLHRGYQSVVDALADGLDIRLNHVVTRIETGDGTVQVVTDRGAFTADKLLVTLPLGVLKSGAVAFDPPLPEAKQSAIARLGFGTLNKIALHFSEPFWPQEQYAFGYLCRDTDRHPTVVISMWRSHGKPILVMLLGGSLGRELETWSDEQVADYGATVVQDIFGPDAPAPAHVSRTGWSGDPFARGSYSCIGVDASPKDIGVLAEPVGGRLHFAGEATNGYHWGCVHSAYESGLREAARISGDTTLYTAPSAETPRRQRRDIDRMKRFARMRMSHISDHDLRERVACLRGSVDPYGVRLFAPLVDAELETLASMFDELSFAPGEAVCREDDDAHGIYLIAGGQVEVDFGGVYERTTMTRGALLGAHDLFFSARTATVTALSDVELYYLDHYRYQTFLYAFPDVMMAMITDLVTRWEQLESALGAAALPGAQRRSGQRSDDEAVASA; encoded by the coding sequence GTGGTGGGGGCCGGGATCGCAGGGCTGGCTGCGGCGCAGGCGCTGCGGGGACTCGGCCACCCGGTCACGGTTCTGGAGGCCCGTGACCGCGTCGGCGGACGCATCTGGACCGACGCCGACGGTGTCGACCTGGGCGCGCACTGGATCCACGGCACCGACGGCAACCCGATCACCGAGCTGGTCGAACGGTTGGAGATCCCCTACAGCTATGTGGGCGGCGACAGCTCCTACACCGGCGGCTTCGACAATCTGGACCTGTTCGGCACGGATCGGCGGATCACCAGCCAGGCCGCGAAGAACCGCACCCTGGAGCTGGCCGACGGCGTGCTGCACGAGCTCGAACAGCGCGCCGAGCGGGCGCGCAGGCGCGGACACCCCGACACCTCCCTCGCCGAGGCCATCGGGCAGATCCTCGCCTCCCGCGGCTACGGTCCCGAAGACGAGCACGCCGTGCGTTACCACCTCAACGTGGTGCTGCGCGAGGACGTCGCCGAGGACGCCGACCGGCTGTCGCTCAAGCACTGGGAGGACGGCTACCTGGTCTACGGCCACGGCGACAGCGTCCTGCACCGCGGCTACCAGTCCGTCGTGGACGCCCTCGCCGACGGCCTCGACATCAGGCTGAACCATGTCGTGACGCGGATCGAGACCGGCGACGGGACCGTGCAGGTCGTCACCGACCGGGGTGCCTTCACGGCCGACAAATTGCTGGTCACGCTGCCGCTCGGGGTCCTCAAGAGCGGGGCCGTGGCCTTCGACCCGCCACTGCCGGAAGCCAAGCAGTCGGCGATCGCGCGGCTGGGCTTCGGCACCCTCAACAAGATCGCCCTGCACTTCTCGGAGCCGTTCTGGCCGCAGGAGCAGTACGCCTTCGGCTACCTGTGCCGCGACACCGACCGCCATCCCACCGTCGTGATCAGCATGTGGCGGTCGCACGGCAAGCCGATCCTGGTGATGCTGCTGGGCGGCTCGCTCGGCCGCGAGCTGGAGACCTGGTCCGACGAGCAGGTCGCCGACTACGGCGCCACCGTGGTCCAGGACATCTTCGGCCCCGACGCCCCCGCCCCCGCGCACGTCTCCCGTACGGGCTGGTCCGGCGACCCGTTCGCCCGCGGCTCCTATTCGTGCATCGGCGTCGACGCCTCCCCCAAGGACATCGGCGTGCTCGCCGAACCGGTCGGCGGGCGGCTCCACTTCGCGGGCGAGGCCACCAACGGCTACCACTGGGGCTGCGTGCACAGCGCGTACGAGTCGGGCCTGCGCGAGGCCGCCCGCATCAGCGGCGACACCACCCTCTACACCGCGCCGAGCGCGGAGACGCCGCGCCGCCAGCGGCGCGACATCGACCGGATGAAACGGTTCGCGCGTATGCGCATGAGCCACATCAGCGACCACGATCTGCGCGAACGGGTGGCCTGCCTGCGCGGCAGCGTCGACCCGTACGGGGTGCGCCTGTTCGCGCCGCTGGTCGACGCCGAACTCGAGACGCTGGCCTCGATGTTCGACGAGTTGTCCTTCGCCCCCGGCGAGGCCGTGTGCCGCGAGGACGACGACGCCCACGGGATCTACCTGATCGCCGGCGGGCAGGTCGAGGTCGACTTCGGCGGCGTCTACGAGCGCACGACCATGACCCGCGGCGCGCTGCTGGGAGCACACGACCTGTTCTTCAGCGCCCGCACCGCCACCGTCACCGCCCTGAGCGACGTGGAGCTCTACTACCTGGACCACTACCGTTACCAGACGTTCCTGTACGCGTTCCCCGACGTCATGATGGCTATGATCACGGATTTGGTCACCCGTTGGGAGCAGCTGGAGAGCGCGCTGGGCGCGGCAGCGCTGCCAGGTGCGCAGCGACGTTCCGGGCAGCGGAGCGACGACGAGGCCGTCGCCTCGGCGTGA
- a CDS encoding carbohydrate ABC transporter permease — protein sequence MADLLTATPATTSAAPSPRARDRRRARRNTLIGWSFILPNFLGFVVLTLVPVLAAFALSFMEWDSYNPPEWVGLDNFTRLLNDESTKIALRNTAFYALGHVPLTMLAALGLALLLNRKIAGVGFFRAAAFFPYITSMVAVAIVWNMLFNPEFGPVNQFLQFVGVDSPPGWTTSTTWAMPAVILTSVWRDMGYYMVLFLAGLQAIPVEQYEAAKVDGASTWQRFRAVTLPGLRPVTFLVLVLLTVQSFKVFDLIVVMTDGGPGRATLVLSQQIYRRGIIEGEFGYASAISLVLFLLVLVFTLVQFWFNNRQERR from the coding sequence ATGGCAGACCTGCTCACCGCGACGCCGGCGACCACGAGCGCCGCGCCTTCGCCGCGGGCGCGCGACAGACGGCGCGCCCGGCGCAACACCCTCATCGGCTGGAGCTTCATCCTGCCGAACTTCCTCGGCTTCGTCGTGCTCACCCTCGTGCCGGTGCTGGCGGCGTTCGCCCTGTCGTTCATGGAGTGGGACTCCTACAACCCGCCCGAGTGGGTCGGCCTGGACAACTTCACGCGGCTGCTGAACGACGAATCCACCAAGATCGCGCTGCGCAACACGGCCTTCTACGCCCTCGGCCACGTGCCGCTGACCATGCTCGCCGCGCTCGGCCTGGCACTGCTGCTCAACCGCAAGATCGCCGGTGTCGGCTTCTTCCGCGCCGCCGCGTTCTTCCCGTACATCACCTCGATGGTCGCCGTGGCCATCGTCTGGAACATGCTGTTCAACCCGGAGTTCGGGCCGGTCAACCAGTTCCTGCAGTTCGTCGGCGTCGACAGCCCACCGGGCTGGACCACCAGCACCACCTGGGCCATGCCCGCGGTCATCCTCACCAGCGTCTGGCGCGACATGGGCTACTACATGGTGCTGTTCCTGGCCGGGCTGCAGGCGATCCCGGTCGAGCAGTACGAGGCCGCCAAGGTCGACGGCGCGAGCACCTGGCAGCGCTTCCGCGCCGTCACCCTGCCCGGCCTGCGGCCGGTCACCTTCCTCGTGCTCGTCCTGCTGACCGTGCAGAGCTTCAAGGTGTTCGACCTGATCGTCGTCATGACCGACGGCGGGCCCGGCCGGGCCACGCTCGTGCTGTCCCAGCAGATCTACCGCCGCGGCATCATCGAGGGCGAGTTCGGCTACGCCTCGGCGATCTCGCTGGTGCTGTTCCTGCTCGTGCTGGTCTTCACCCTCGTCCAGTTCTGGTTCAACAACCGCCAGGAGCGCCGATGA
- a CDS encoding substrate-binding domain-containing protein, which produces MTLSEPPLLPDQRRERLLADLHAHGTLRVSEIARALGVTTVTVRRDIAQLADEGAIERVHGGIRLPRNGDGQPPFSVAIAEPGRSTGADEASLPAVGMVVPSLDYYWPEIVRGARDAAPDAGVRIVLRGSSYDDVADVRRQTAWLLETAGIQGLLIAPPTIGDEAAQLIDWLAGLDIPVVFVERTATVGLYQEHVESVSTDHAFGASLAVRHLAARGHRRVGFLASASSPHTPAVRRGWQQTAAAIGLELDAPELISPDHRDPRWDAEIDRGIDAWTASGTTALLAHSDREAISLVARCEERGIRVPGDLAVVAFDDEVAGLANPALSAVRPAKYTIGESAMQLLSKRIQDPARPVHRVLISPQLIVRDSSGARP; this is translated from the coding sequence GTGACCCTGTCCGAGCCACCGCTGCTGCCGGACCAGCGCCGCGAGCGGCTCCTGGCCGACCTGCACGCCCACGGCACGCTGCGGGTCAGCGAGATCGCCCGCGCGCTGGGCGTCACCACCGTCACCGTGCGCCGCGACATCGCCCAGCTCGCCGACGAGGGCGCGATCGAACGCGTCCACGGCGGCATCCGGCTGCCCCGCAACGGCGACGGGCAGCCCCCGTTCAGCGTCGCCATCGCGGAACCGGGCCGGTCCACCGGCGCCGACGAGGCGTCGCTGCCTGCCGTCGGCATGGTCGTGCCGTCGCTGGACTACTACTGGCCGGAGATCGTCCGCGGGGCCCGCGACGCCGCGCCCGACGCCGGAGTCCGCATCGTGCTGCGCGGATCCTCCTATGACGACGTCGCCGACGTGCGCCGCCAGACCGCCTGGCTGCTGGAGACCGCCGGCATCCAGGGCCTGCTCATCGCACCGCCCACCATCGGCGATGAGGCCGCGCAGCTCATCGACTGGCTGGCCGGGCTAGACATCCCGGTGGTGTTCGTCGAGCGCACCGCCACCGTCGGCCTGTATCAGGAGCACGTCGAGTCCGTCTCCACCGACCACGCGTTCGGCGCGAGCCTGGCGGTGCGGCACCTGGCCGCGCGCGGGCATCGCCGGGTCGGCTTCCTGGCCTCGGCCAGCAGCCCGCACACCCCCGCGGTGCGGCGCGGCTGGCAGCAGACGGCCGCCGCGATCGGCCTCGAACTCGACGCCCCGGAACTGATCAGCCCCGATCACCGCGACCCCCGGTGGGACGCCGAGATCGACCGCGGCATCGACGCGTGGACCGCCAGCGGCACGACCGCGCTGCTGGCACACTCCGACCGGGAGGCGATCTCGCTGGTCGCGCGGTGCGAGGAACGCGGCATCCGGGTCCCGGGCGACCTCGCCGTGGTCGCGTTCGACGACGAGGTCGCGGGCCTGGCCAACCCCGCGCTGAGCGCGGTCCGGCCGGCGAAGTACACCATCGGCGAGAGCGCCATGCAGCTGCTGTCCAAGCGCATCCAGGACCCGGCGCGGCCCGTGCACCGGGTGCTGATCAGCCCGCAGCTGATCGTGCGCGACTCCAGCGGCGCCCGCCCCTGA